The Episyrphus balteatus chromosome 3, idEpiBalt1.1, whole genome shotgun sequence genome segment ttaaatatcagccaaaaatgctctataaaatgtgttttatgatatttgaaatgttaaaacaacatttttattatcaggatgtaaatatcacattttggaaatttttttgatattttattatcattttttctatcaatttctcattccaaattattgaaaaatattaaataaaaaattcttaatgtgtactaatttaaaggcgctttgtgttttttctaagtaaaatgtatgatttactgagaaaatttgatcggcactaagactttacttcacatagtttgggagaaaataacaaaaaaattatatcacctataataaaataaaatgcacgactgggtcgtacgtacttgctcttgtagttcacagtatctttatcttaaatatctattggaaatttaagattttgtagaaaaaaaaatcaaaaagaaaaaaaaaaaaatcaaaagtttaaaaattaaattaaaaaattttttttttttcaaaaatgtttttaaaaatatttttttttaacattttatacctaatgatctctgtaaattttaaataaaataactaatgctttgataaaatatatgaacttaaaaaatatgccaattttcgaaaaacggcaacgccatatttccattctccgcattttttgagaaaaactaaaaacgcagttttgttggaatcaataagagtattccgcacaccaaatttgatcaaaatcgttagagccgttttcgagaaatttgcaatacctcgaaaacgttatatgggaggtatgcgttaaaatggagatattaaaaaaataaaaaaaacgagtctagggaattacgtaaaaatcatctgtaccaagtttcaagcaaatccatccatccgtttaggccctagctcgatgtacagatggacgcacacacgcacacacgcacagacgcacagacgacggacggcatgacgaaaaccacttttttgatcttctccatcatcgtaatgttggttttgattaaaacctcgattttttttttctacacgaaaccaatacttgccctatagagcaagtaaaaaaattctacacgaaaccaatacttgcccaatagagcaagtaaaaaataatatattccctttcagtaatgttttgaaaaaagaaagaaaattcttaaaataataaaaataataaaaatgaaaaggaaagaaataggtttcattataataaactaaaacgtaaaatctagtcaacattgatattttaattgtcaaagtgaaattttcactttctcacctgaaattaaaaaatgtcaaaatgataggtatgataaaatatcaaaattgatattttaattgttggacgacttttgtcactgaaaaatgtgaatttgatagctgttacatattatcaaatttttttacttgctctatagggcaagtattggtttcgtgtagaaaaaaaaaatcgaggttttaatcaaaaccaacattacgatgatggagaagatcaaaaaagtggttttcgtcatgccgtccgtcgtctgtgcgtctgtgcgtctgtgcgtgtgtgcgtgtgtgcgtctgtgcgtccatctgtacatcgagctagggcctaaacggatggatggatttgcttgaaacttggtacagatgatttttacgtaattccctagacctgttttttttatttttttaatatctccattttaacgcatacctcccatataacgttttcgaggtattgcaaatttctcgaaaacggctctaacgatttcgtttaaacttggtgtgcgcagtactcttattgattccaacaaaactgcgtttttagtttttctcaaaaaatgccaagagcggaaatatggcgttgccgtttttcaaaaattgacatgttttttaagtccatatatttcatcaaagcataagtcaattttttcaaaatttacagacatcataggtattgaagtgtaaaatgtaaaaaaaaattaaaaaaaaagtttttcaaaaaatttttaaaaaattgaatttttttaactttcgatttttttttttcttcacaaaatcttaaatttccaatagatatttaagataaagatgctttaaactacaagagcaagtacgtgcgacccagtcgtgcattttatttttggtgtatttaaaattattctttaacaactttacaaaatttttaaaaatttttattttttgggacttaaTACATTGTATTTAGCTTTAAAAGTATAAGAGGCaaacggaattttcaaaaaaagggtgtcaattgcaatttttcaatgcattaataaaacattaaaaactaaaTGACAGCCTACAGCATTgcagaaattcataaaaataattttaagtaaCCTTCCAAAGCCAAGTTTtagcaaaataataataaaaatgaataacaaCCTAAGAGCTAAAATGAGTGATAGGCACGAGTGTGGCTCTTACCAATATTCCTTCGCCTCATATGGGGGATTAGACATTAGATACAATGGATGGAAATCTGGATATGTACCTATACCAATCGGCAGCCAGTCACACGAACCATATATTCCTATTCCTAATGCCTGAACCGATATCTGGTGGATAGTCTGTCTACCTCTGGCAATGTTTGTTTTGGTAGTGCTGCTTGCTGGAGAGTGCACTGAAAGTTGTGACGGGCCAAGAAGAAGAATAGGTCTATAAAAGAATTTACACCACTATCATCCGACATCAGTTATCTGTTGCTTGTGCTTGACGGCACTCGGGATCGTAAGCGCTGCTGTCGTGTTTTTAGCTTCTATTCGGTGTAAAACGTGGAAAAGTGTCTGTTTCATCTGCATATACTCCTTGAAATAGTGAATTGTGGAAACCTTTATAGGATTCACCTTTTCAGTGCTATCCTtagtaaaccaaaaaaataaaaaaaaacaaaaacaaaaatggtgcTTCAAAAAACATTCGGTGTATTCGGGCATTTAGTGATCCTCGGAACTCTGCTGCAGTTGTGTAGAGCCGCTAGTGAGGATATCAGTGGTAGTGTACCAGCTGCTGGCGCAACATATCAAAATGCTGGTATGCGCACAGTTTTGCGCGTTTATGACGAGTGCTCCAAATCGGAGGGTGGTTTCGTgccatgtttgaagaaaaagacAGTTTCGTTTATCGATCGGATCTCGATAATTGACGCTATTACCGTTGCCGATGGGATAAAAGTTGTACGGCTACCAGATGCACCGATACCAAGGCCAGTTAGTGAAAATGAATTGGAATCGATATTGCCACGATCGATCGATGATCGTGACACAAAGTTAACGACAATGCTGATCGATCGGTTGAGTCGATTTTTTAATGGCCATTCGATGCAAGTGAACTTTCCAAAGTTGACGTCGGAAGAGATCGGTCGAGGATTGGAAGAAGGTTTGTTAATattgaatataagaaaaccTATATCCATggatacaattttattattgaaaGGAGGTTTATGGTTTTGTCTTGTTGGGAGGATGGAGAAAGTGGAAtctttttgaatgaaaagaaTATGTTAATACAGGAATttccaatttatttaaaatctaaaTAATATAGGGAAAGTGTAGAAGAAAAAGGCAAATATTTGTTAATGAGTATTGCAACTTAGTTAAAAGTTTTCGGGGgttgatataattttatttaaaaaagttttacaaaattatCCAAAATtagcgctgtttttttttttttgtattaaaacacGTGAGAACAAATGAATTATAAAGCGGTACTCCGTTAAAATGAGCAAAATACAAGcatgaagatgaacaatttttaaaattcttaattATTGTATTGAATATTTGTTAGGCTTACAATCATgatattgatttatttcaaaactttattaaacaGCAAGTTGAAGTAGCAATGTTTTGACATAACTGGTAAGACTTCCGAAACTAAATCTCAGTGTTGGGAATTTATGATGACAAAATTATCGAAAATAAATACCAATTTCTGAAAAAAGCTTCTACTATCAGTAAAACTAGTTTTGAAATTGGTGAATATTATGGCTGTTATAGATAGTTTTTctattgaggtgaaaaaaaaaatgttgaaaagtgttattttttaaacctctTGAAAAGTATGATggtgaaatttgtattttatattttgaaaacaaactaGAATATGGTGGGCAAAGTGACGTTACGGTTTGGAACagctaattttcaa includes the following:
- the LOC129914954 gene encoding uncharacterized protein LOC129914954 codes for the protein MVLQKTFGVFGHLVILGTLLQLCRAASEDISGSVPAAGATYQNAGMRTVLRVYDECSKSEGGFVPCLKKKTVSFIDRISIIDAITVADGIKVVRLPDAPIPRPVSENELESILPRSIDDRDTKLTTMLIDRLSRFFNGHSMQVNFPKLTSEEIGRGLEEGRGKMKKMMGMMMMGMAMKMMGMIPLAMGALYILAGKALIISKIALLLAGIIGLKKLMSGRGGNGGGGGGSSGWSSGGGGGGGGWSSGGGGSAGWDRRSLNEAQELAYRGYSKAQQQAQQQQQQQLLQQPSQMQQEVQKS